The Macrobrachium nipponense isolate FS-2020 chromosome 1, ASM1510439v2, whole genome shotgun sequence genome includes a window with the following:
- the LOC135218979 gene encoding protein FAM200A-like, producing the protein MSNLVTELDHYIPENAHKYSWIRNPFNIEAEDLPEEMSNINNLQEQLIEIQSDEALHYDFKRQHESLSSFWIKVYKEKPILGGEAMKALLPFATTYLCEAGFSAQTVTKTKYRNRLQPEDDLRCSLTSKSPRFEELVNTLQCQGSH; encoded by the coding sequence ATGTCCAATCTGGTCACAGAATTGGACCATTACATTCCAGAAAATGCACATAAATACAGTTGGATCAGAAACCCATTCAACATTGAAGCTGAAGACCTACCTGAGGAAATGTCAAACATCAACAACCTACAGGAGCAGCTCATTGAGATCCAGAGTGATGAAGCACTTCATTATGATTTTAAAAGGCAACATGAATCACTAAGCTCATTTTGGATAAAAGTGTACAAGGAAAAACCAATTCTTGGAGGTGAAGCCATGAAAGCCCTCCTTCCATTTGCTACAACATATTTGTGTGAGGCAGGATTTTCTGCCCAGACAGTCACAAAGACCAAGTACAGAAACCGCCTACAACCTGAGGATGATCTAAGATGCAGTCTAACATCAAAATCACCCAGATTTGAGGAGCTGGTCAACACACTTCagtgtcaaggttctcactga